A single genomic interval of Streptomyces sp. NBC_00663 harbors:
- a CDS encoding 2-hydroxyacid dehydrogenase: MTAPKNVLAVIAPHVGGRTAGAGLATLFPGDAEVTVVERADEDPAALRAAHVVITALAPVTAEHLAAAPELELVQCASHGFDYVDVEAARDLGVPVCTIGSSGAEAQNVAEQTFALMLALAKQVVPAHTALVEADWALPRLQRSLTELSGKTLGIVGLGQIGREVARRAVAFDMTVVYTGRRRVAEETETRLGGARYVPLDELLRVSDYVSLHAPLTDETRHLLDAAGLALLKPTAFVVNTARGALIDQDALADALDKGALAGAGIDVFDPEPPTPALRLLRAPGVVLSPHVGGVTRETLVRIALAAVRNVAGYLAGDPPRDVVSGAPPAR; this comes from the coding sequence ATGACCGCGCCGAAGAACGTACTCGCCGTCATCGCCCCGCACGTAGGCGGTCGCACCGCCGGCGCCGGGCTCGCCACACTCTTCCCCGGCGACGCCGAGGTCACCGTGGTCGAGCGCGCCGACGAGGACCCGGCGGCGCTGCGCGCGGCCCATGTCGTCATCACGGCGCTGGCCCCGGTCACCGCCGAACACCTCGCCGCCGCACCCGAGTTGGAGCTGGTGCAGTGCGCGAGTCACGGCTTCGACTACGTAGACGTCGAGGCCGCACGCGACCTCGGGGTGCCCGTGTGCACCATCGGCTCCAGCGGCGCCGAGGCGCAGAACGTGGCCGAGCAGACCTTCGCCCTGATGCTGGCGCTCGCCAAGCAGGTGGTTCCGGCCCACACCGCGCTCGTCGAGGCCGACTGGGCGCTCCCCCGTCTCCAGCGGTCCCTGACCGAGCTGTCGGGCAAGACGCTGGGCATCGTCGGGCTGGGCCAGATCGGGCGTGAAGTCGCCCGGCGGGCGGTCGCGTTCGACATGACCGTCGTCTACACCGGACGACGCCGGGTGGCGGAGGAGACGGAGACCCGACTCGGCGGCGCCCGCTATGTGCCGCTCGACGAACTGCTGCGCGTCAGCGACTACGTCTCCCTGCACGCGCCCCTGACCGACGAGACCCGCCATCTCCTCGACGCGGCAGGGCTCGCGCTGCTCAAGCCGACCGCGTTCGTCGTCAACACCGCGCGGGGCGCCCTGATCGACCAGGACGCCCTCGCCGACGCCCTGGACAAGGGCGCCCTCGCCGGGGCGGGCATCGACGTCTTCGACCCCGAACCCCCCACCCCGGCCCTGCGGTTGCTCCGCGCCCCGGGCGTGGTGCTGTCGCCGCACGTCGGGGGCGTCACCCGCGAGACGCTGGTGCGGATCGCCCTGGCCGCCGTGCGGAACGTGGCCGGTTATCTGGCGGGCGATCCGCCCCGGGACGTGGTCAGCGGGGCTCCCCCCGCTCGGTGA
- a CDS encoding lactate 2-monooxygenase, with protein sequence MAKHWADFQYEIYLNGMSGAVPRLPTDLTRLEELTEQRLGPGPVGYVAGSAGDGSTARANRAALERRRIVPRMLRDVHERDLSVEVLGRSLPAPLALAPVGVLSIMHPDAECAAARAAAAQGVPYILSSASSTPMEQVAEAMGDAERWFQLYWPKDPEVARSFLRRAKAAGFTVLVVTLDTPLLAWRPRDLDQAYLPFLHGVGTANYFSDPAFQAALAKPVHEDPNAAVMHFVGMFADPAKTWPDLAFLRENWDGPIVLKGIQHPDDARLAADAGMDGVVVSNHGGRQVAGAIGAADALPLVAEAVGDRLTVLFDSGVRTGDDVFKALALGARAVLVGRPYVYGLGLDGQAGVEHVIRCLLAELDLTLALSGHASPTTVGPADLTEDPV encoded by the coding sequence ATGGCCAAGCACTGGGCGGATTTCCAGTACGAGATCTATCTCAACGGGATGTCGGGGGCCGTGCCGCGGCTCCCGACCGATCTGACCCGCCTGGAGGAGCTCACCGAGCAGCGGCTCGGGCCCGGGCCGGTCGGCTATGTGGCGGGCAGCGCGGGCGACGGCAGCACCGCCCGCGCCAACCGGGCGGCCCTGGAACGCCGTCGGATCGTGCCCCGCATGCTGCGGGACGTGCACGAGCGCGATCTCTCCGTGGAGGTCCTCGGCCGCTCGCTGCCCGCCCCGCTGGCCCTGGCGCCGGTCGGCGTGCTGTCGATCATGCACCCGGACGCCGAGTGCGCCGCCGCCCGGGCCGCCGCCGCGCAGGGCGTGCCGTACATCCTGTCCTCCGCCTCCAGCACACCGATGGAGCAGGTCGCGGAGGCGATGGGGGACGCCGAGCGCTGGTTCCAGCTGTACTGGCCCAAGGACCCGGAGGTCGCCCGGAGCTTCCTGCGGCGCGCGAAGGCGGCCGGGTTCACGGTGCTCGTGGTCACGCTGGACACCCCGCTGCTGGCCTGGCGGCCCCGTGACCTGGACCAGGCGTATCTGCCGTTCCTGCACGGGGTCGGCACCGCCAACTACTTCTCCGACCCGGCGTTCCAGGCGGCCCTGGCCAAGCCGGTGCACGAGGACCCGAACGCGGCGGTCATGCACTTCGTGGGCATGTTCGCGGACCCGGCGAAGACCTGGCCGGACCTGGCGTTCCTGCGGGAGAACTGGGACGGGCCGATCGTGCTGAAGGGCATCCAGCACCCGGACGACGCACGCCTGGCCGCCGACGCCGGGATGGACGGCGTCGTGGTCTCCAACCACGGTGGCCGGCAGGTCGCCGGGGCGATCGGCGCGGCCGACGCGCTGCCCCTGGTCGCCGAGGCGGTCGGCGACCGGCTCACCGTCCTCTTCGACAGTGGTGTCCGCACCGGCGACGACGTCTTCAAGGCGCTCGCGCTCGGCGCGCGGGCGGTGCTCGTGGGACGGCCGTACGTCTACGGTCTCGGCCTGGACGGACAGGCCGGCGTCGAGCACGTGATCCGCTGTCTGCTCGCCGAACTCGACCTCACCCTCGCCCTGTCCGGCCACGCCTCCCCCACCACCGTGGGCCCCGCCGACCTCACCGAGGACCCCGTATGA
- a CDS encoding purine-cytosine permease family protein: MSPQPDPSSAPSLTEVETHGVDRIPDADRTATPLDLFRLAFGGANTFSTCVLGAFPILFGLSFWQGLAATLLGVVVGALILCPMAVFGPVNGTNNAVSSSAHLGVHGRVVGSFLSLLTAIAFFSISVWSSGDALVGGAHRLFGLPRGDLSYVVAYALFACLVLAVCVYGFRFMLFVNKVAVTSASVLFVVGAIAFAGDFDPSYTGVFTDSADAATQSLFWPSFIGAALIVLSNPVSFGAFLGDWSRYIPAHTPRRRVIGAAFLSQIATLLPFLFGLGTASIIATKAPDYVDPAAPDFVGGLLAISPGWFFLPVCLLALIGGMSTGTTALYGTGLDFSSVFPRLSRVQATLLVGVASIAFIFIGRFGLDLVQSISTFATMIITCTTPWMVVMMLGFWTRRGWYDPEALQVFNRRQRGGRYWFAHGWNWRGMTAWWVSALLGVLFTNIPGQFVGPLGDLANGVDISLPLSLVVSAVLFLTLLRVFPEPRAVYGPQGARLARTVDMPVPAITGPGAGSGEPEPVAAAKGG, translated from the coding sequence TTGTCCCCGCAGCCCGACCCCTCGTCCGCGCCGTCCCTGACCGAGGTCGAGACCCACGGCGTCGACCGCATCCCCGACGCGGACCGCACCGCCACCCCGCTGGACCTGTTCCGGCTCGCCTTCGGCGGCGCCAACACCTTCTCCACCTGTGTGCTGGGCGCCTTCCCGATCCTGTTCGGGCTCTCCTTCTGGCAGGGTCTGGCGGCCACCCTCCTCGGCGTGGTCGTGGGTGCGCTGATCCTGTGTCCGATGGCGGTGTTCGGACCGGTCAACGGCACCAACAACGCCGTCTCCTCCTCTGCGCACCTCGGTGTGCACGGCCGGGTGGTCGGCTCGTTCCTCTCCCTGCTGACGGCGATCGCCTTCTTCTCCATCTCGGTGTGGAGCTCCGGCGACGCCCTGGTCGGCGGCGCCCACCGGCTGTTCGGGCTGCCGCGCGGCGATCTGAGCTACGTCGTGGCGTACGCGCTGTTCGCCTGTCTGGTCCTCGCGGTGTGCGTGTACGGCTTCCGGTTCATGCTGTTCGTCAACAAGGTCGCGGTGACCTCGGCGAGCGTGCTGTTCGTGGTCGGCGCGATCGCCTTCGCCGGTGACTTCGACCCCTCGTACACGGGTGTCTTCACCGACTCGGCGGACGCGGCGACACAGTCCCTGTTCTGGCCGTCCTTCATCGGCGCCGCGCTGATCGTGCTGTCGAACCCGGTGTCCTTCGGCGCGTTCCTCGGCGACTGGTCGCGCTACATCCCGGCGCACACCCCGCGCCGCCGGGTGATCGGCGCGGCGTTCCTGTCGCAGATCGCCACGCTGCTGCCGTTCCTGTTCGGCCTGGGCACCGCCAGCATCATCGCGACCAAGGCCCCGGACTACGTCGACCCCGCGGCCCCCGACTTCGTGGGCGGACTGCTCGCCATCTCGCCGGGCTGGTTCTTCCTGCCGGTGTGTCTGCTGGCGCTGATCGGCGGCATGTCGACGGGCACGACCGCGCTGTACGGCACCGGCCTCGACTTCTCCTCGGTGTTCCCGCGGCTGTCCCGGGTGCAGGCGACGCTGCTGGTCGGTGTCGCGTCGATCGCGTTCATCTTCATCGGCCGGTTCGGCCTGGACCTCGTCCAGTCGATCTCGACGTTCGCCACGATGATCATCACCTGCACGACGCCGTGGATGGTCGTGATGATGCTCGGCTTCTGGACCCGCCGCGGCTGGTACGACCCGGAGGCGCTCCAGGTCTTCAACCGCCGTCAGCGCGGCGGCCGTTACTGGTTCGCGCACGGCTGGAACTGGCGCGGCATGACCGCCTGGTGGGTCTCCGCGCTGCTCGGTGTGCTGTTCACCAACATCCCGGGCCAGTTCGTCGGCCCGCTGGGCGATCTGGCCAACGGCGTCGACATCAGCCTGCCGCTGTCGCTGGTGGTCTCCGCGGTGCTGTTCCTGACGCTGCTGCGGGTGTTCCCCGAACCCCGTGCCGTGTACGGGCCGCAGGGCGCACGGCTGGCCCGCACCGTCGACATGCCGGTCCCGGCCATCACGGGACCGGGCGCGGGGTCCGGCGAGCCGGAGCCGGTCGCGGCGGCGAAGGGCGGCTGA
- a CDS encoding protease inhibitor — MRNTARWAATLALTATAVCGPLTGTALAATDSLYAPSALVLTTGHGDSAATATPARAVTLTCAPTSSGTHPAAALACAELRGVGGDFDALEPRDDVMCTKEYDPVVVTVDGVWQGRRVSYERTFANECVKSSLGSSLFTF, encoded by the coding sequence ATGCGGAACACCGCGCGCTGGGCGGCGACCCTCGCTCTCACGGCCACCGCCGTCTGCGGCCCCCTCACCGGGACCGCGCTCGCCGCCACTGACTCGCTCTACGCCCCCTCGGCCCTGGTCCTCACCACGGGCCACGGCGACAGCGCCGCCACCGCCACCCCGGCCCGCGCGGTCACCCTCACCTGCGCCCCCACGTCCTCCGGCACCCATCCCGCGGCGGCCCTCGCCTGCGCGGAACTGCGCGGCGTGGGCGGCGACTTCGACGCGCTGGAGCCCCGCGACGACGTGATGTGCACCAAGGAGTACGACCCCGTGGTGGTCACCGTCGACGGTGTCTGGCAGGGCCGACGCGTCTCCTACGAGCGCACCTTCGCCAACGAGTGCGTGAAGAGCTCCCTCGGGTCGAGTCTCTTCACCTTCTAG
- a CDS encoding STAS domain-containing protein, with protein MTPGSGDRAPDPTANPYARTYPHDGGFTVVEATGDIDMATAGSLAEHLHAVTEVTRPDVLVDLRTVAFFDCSGLRVLCRAESRARERGGRLRVVSESPRIRRLLRASGLLGRFPPLPGIPGQRR; from the coding sequence ATGACACCGGGATCCGGCGATCGCGCCCCCGATCCAACAGCCAACCCGTACGCCCGCACCTATCCGCACGACGGCGGCTTCACCGTGGTCGAGGCGACGGGAGACATCGACATGGCGACCGCCGGCTCCCTCGCGGAGCATCTGCACGCGGTGACGGAGGTGACTCGACCGGACGTCCTGGTCGACCTGCGCACTGTCGCCTTCTTCGACTGCTCCGGTCTGCGCGTCCTGTGCCGGGCGGAGTCCCGCGCCCGGGAGCGCGGCGGCCGGCTGCGGGTGGTCTCGGAAAGTCCCCGTATACGACGGCTGTTGCGGGCCTCGGGGCTCCTCGGCCGGTTTCCGCCGCTGCCCGGAATCCCCGGGCAGCGGCGGTGA